In the genome of Micromonospora sp. Llam0, the window CCCGGCCCAGCATGTCGATGGTCACCGCGTCGAGCTTCAGGCCGAGCTCCTCGCTGACGACCTGGCCGCCGGTGAGGATCGAGATGTCGGTCAGCATCGCCTTGCGGCGGTCACCGAAGCCGGGAGCCTTGACGGCAACCGACTTGAAGGTGCCGCGCACCTTGTTGACGATCAGGGTGGCCAGCGCCTCGCCCTCGACGTCCTCGGCGATGATCAGCAGCGGCTTGCCCGACTGCATGATCTTCTCCAGGATCGGGAGCAGGTCCTTGACCGAGGAGATCTTGCTGTTGACGATCAGGATGTAGGGGTCGTCGAGGACGGCCTCCATCCGCTCCGGGTCGGTCCAGAAGTAGGGCGAGATGTAGCCCTTGTCGAAGCGCATACCCTCGGTGAGCTCCAGCTCCAGGCCGAAGGTGTTGCTCTCCTCGACGGTGATGACGCCTTCCTTGCCGACCTTGTCCATCGCCTCGGCGATGATCTCGCCGACGCTGGAGTCACCGGCGGAGATCGACGCGGTGGACGCGATCTGCTCCTTGGTCTCCACGTCCTTGGCGAGCTTGCTCAGCTCCTCCGCGACGCTGGACACGGCGGCCTCGATGCCCCGCTTCAGGGCCATCGGGTTCGCGCCGGCCGCCACGTTGCGCAGGCCCTCGCGGACCAGGGCCTGGGCCAGGACGGTCGCCGTCGTCGTGCCGTCACCGGCCACGTCGTCGGTCTTCTTGGCGACCTCCTTGACCAGCTCGGCGCCGATCTTCTCGTACGGGTCCTCGAGCTCGATCTCCTTGGCGATGCTCACACCATCGTTGGTGATGGTGGGGGCGCCCCACTTCTTTTCGAGCACGACGTTGCGGCCCTTCGGGCCCAGCGTCACCTTGACGGCGTCGGCGAGGGTGTTCATGCCCCGCTCGAGACCGCGGCGCGCCTCTTCGTCGAACGCGATCATCTTGGCCATACGGCGTTGTCCTCCTGGACGCTCGCAGCACCGGAGCCGGTCAGCTCCGCCATGCCGCCTGCTCTACGCACCTTCGGACGTCACTACCTGGCGACAGTGACGTCCGCCGGCCGGGCCGGATAGCCCGCGACGACCGGCCATCTCCGTCACCCCGCGGAAGCGGAACGACGGCGGTGGCCCCACCGCCCCGACCTTTGGCACTCCCGGTTGGCGAGTGCCAATCCTTGTTTAGCACTCTCCCCTGTCGAGTGCAAGCGAACAGCAACTTGCCGGCCCGACGTCACCCGTCGGGCCGCACGGCCGCAGACTGCGGTCACGGTCAAGATCAGGTGGGCAGGATCGCCGGGCGGCGAGACGATGAAAGGCGCCGGCTCCACGAGGAGAACCGACGCCTTGCGGGTACGCAGACCTGTGTCGAGCTATCAGATACGTCGCCGTCCGGTCGGGCGGCCGCACCGGCCACCGGACGCGCAGTTGGCCAGCAGTGTGTGACTAGGCGATGACCCGGACCCTCTCCGCCTGAGGACCCTTCTGCCCCTGAGCGATCTCGAACTCGACGCGCTGCCCGTCGTCGAGCGCCTTGTAGCCGTCCATCTCGATCGCGGAGAAGTGGACGAAGACGTCCTGACCCCCGTCGACCGCGATGAAACCGTAGCCCTTCTCGCTGTTGAACCACTTCACGGTGCCCTGCGCCACGGTACTTCCTCACTTCTGTCGTGCCGGGCCTCTGCCGGCCCTCTGGTCGGCGTGTTCGCCGGCCGGAGCCACCGATCGGACTCCCGTGCGGGTGCCCGACTACAGCAGCCGGAATCGCACGCTACACGAGGCCGGACGGCACCGCACTACCCCAAAAGGGGACATTAACCCCCGGTCAAGTCTCTCTGGCACCACATTTCGTTGACCACGTGTGTCCCGTACACCGCAGAACGTGAAGCCCGGACGGCATCGCGCACCTGGCAGCCGGGCCGTCCGACGGTCGGACCGCACCGCGCCCCGGCACGACCGCGCCCGCCAACGCCGCCCGGCGGCCGCCGCCGTCGGACTGCTCATCGTGCTGTCGGCGTTCACCGGCGGCCTGCCCGGCGACGCCGGCAAACCACCGCCGCGCGAGCCGGGCTGGACCGTCGCCGACCACGACCACCACCAGCGCAGCGTGTTGCTGCGTGCCGGCACCGTGCCGGCACCGACCGACGGATTCTTCTCCTGGGCGGCGCTGAACCGGCGTACCGGGCTGATCACCGGGTCGCCGAACTTCGCCGCGCAGAGCGACACCATGTCGTTGATCAAGGTGTGGCTGGCCGCCGACGACCTGCGCCGCGCCGACGAGCAGGGCCACATGCTCCGGACACCCCAGCTGGCCCAGCTGTCGTCGATCATCCGGGACAGCGACAATCCCGGCGCGGACGCCACCTACGACCGGGTCGGTGGCCGGGAGTCCATCGAGCGGATGGTACGGCTCTGCGGACTGACCGACTCGGCCCCAGAGCGCGACCTGTGGAGCAACACGGTCGTCTCCGCCCGCGATCTGACCAGGCTGGGGCGCTGCCTCGCCGACGGACGGGCGGCCGGGCCGCAGTGGACGCCGTGGCTGCTGTCCGAGATGCGCGCCGTCCGCGGTGAGGGCGACTTCGGCCCGCGGGACGCGCTCACCCCCGAGTACGCGGCCACCATCGCCATCAAGAACGGCTGGCTGCTGCGCGACGAGGACGGGCTCTGGCACGTCAGCTGCCTCGCGATCGGGGAGACCTGGGTGATCGGCGCGCTGGCCCGCTACCCCGGACGGCACGGGCTCGACCACGGTGTCGACTACTGCCGGCAGCTCGGCACCGCCCTGCTGCTGGTGGCGTGACCTGGTAGAAACTGGCGGCGGGCCGATAGCGCTGGTGGCGTGACCGGCGCGGGCCGGGCCGAAGGCGGGATTCCGGTTGTCGGCCGGGCCGCGCCGGGTGAGCATGCCGGCATGGGAACTGGGACCGACACCGACCACGTCGTACCGTCGGTAGCCGCAGTCCGGCGGATCCGGGCCGACGACGCCGCCCGGATGCGGGCGCTGCGACTGGAGATGCTCGCCGATTCGCCGTTGGCGTTCATCGAACGGCTCGCCGACGCGGCGGCCCGCCCGCTGCACGAGTACGCCGAGCGGGCGGCCCGGTCCGCCGTCGGTGACCTGATCGCCCAGTTCGTGGCCGAGACCGGGCCGACAACGTTCGTGGCGCACGCGGGAGCACACGTCTGGCGCGACGACCCGTCGGTGTCCGTTCTGTTCGCCGTCTACATCAGCCCGGCCTGGCGCGGCCGGAACCTGCTCGCCGAACTGGTCGACGCGGTGGCCGCCTGGTCACGCGCGGCCGGGCGGCCGGAGCTGATACTGGAGGTGGTGGTCGGCAACGACCGGGCGGTACGGGCGTACCAGCGGCTCGGCTTCACCGACACTGGCGTGCGCCTGCCGCACCCGACCCGGCCGGACCTGACCGAGTTGCAGATGCGCCGGCCGGCGTGACCGGCGAGCCGACCCCGGCCCGGCTCATCAGCCGGGCCGGTCGGCAACCACAGTGGGTCAGACGTGCCGGCGGGACTGGACGATCCGGAACCGGCCGGCGACGTACGCGCCGTCGGTCAACGCCGAGTTCGCGGCGGCGTTGGCACCGCTGGCGTGGAAGTCGGAGAAGGCCGCCGACTGGTTGACGAACACGCCGCCGGTGAGATTCGCCGACAGGTGCACACCGACGTCCAGCGCGGCG includes:
- a CDS encoding serine hydrolase, which codes for MKPGRHRAPGSRAVRRSDRTAPRHDRARQRRPAAAAVGLLIVLSAFTGGLPGDAGKPPPREPGWTVADHDHHQRSVLLRAGTVPAPTDGFFSWAALNRRTGLITGSPNFAAQSDTMSLIKVWLAADDLRRADEQGHMLRTPQLAQLSSIIRDSDNPGADATYDRVGGRESIERMVRLCGLTDSAPERDLWSNTVVSARDLTRLGRCLADGRAAGPQWTPWLLSEMRAVRGEGDFGPRDALTPEYAATIAIKNGWLLRDEDGLWHVSCLAIGETWVIGALARYPGRHGLDHGVDYCRQLGTALLLVA
- a CDS encoding cold-shock protein — protein: MAQGTVKWFNSEKGYGFIAVDGGQDVFVHFSAIEMDGYKALDDGQRVEFEIAQGQKGPQAERVRVIA
- the groL gene encoding chaperonin GroEL (60 kDa chaperone family; promotes refolding of misfolded polypeptides especially under stressful conditions; forms two stacked rings of heptamers to form a barrel-shaped 14mer; ends can be capped by GroES; misfolded proteins enter the barrel where they are refolded when GroES binds); translated protein: MAKMIAFDEEARRGLERGMNTLADAVKVTLGPKGRNVVLEKKWGAPTITNDGVSIAKEIELEDPYEKIGAELVKEVAKKTDDVAGDGTTTATVLAQALVREGLRNVAAGANPMALKRGIEAAVSSVAEELSKLAKDVETKEQIASTASISAGDSSVGEIIAEAMDKVGKEGVITVEESNTFGLELELTEGMRFDKGYISPYFWTDPERMEAVLDDPYILIVNSKISSVKDLLPILEKIMQSGKPLLIIAEDVEGEALATLIVNKVRGTFKSVAVKAPGFGDRRKAMLTDISILTGGQVVSEELGLKLDAVTIDMLGRARKVQVTKDETTVVDGAGDAEQIQGRVNQIRAEIEKSDSDYDREKLQERLAKLAGGVAVIKVGAATEVELKERKHRIEDAVRNAKAAVEEGIVPGGGVALVQAGKTAFDKLDLVGDEATGAQIVKIALDAPLRQIAVNAGLEGGVVVEKVRNLEAGHGLNAANGDYVDLLQAGIIDPAKVTRSALQNASSIAALFLTTEAVVADKPEKNPAPAGAPGGGEMDF
- a CDS encoding GNAT family N-acetyltransferase; its protein translation is MGTGTDTDHVVPSVAAVRRIRADDAARMRALRLEMLADSPLAFIERLADAAARPLHEYAERAARSAVGDLIAQFVAETGPTTFVAHAGAHVWRDDPSVSVLFAVYISPAWRGRNLLAELVDAVAAWSRAAGRPELILEVVVGNDRAVRAYQRLGFTDTGVRLPHPTRPDLTELQMRRPA